Below is a window of Deinococcus multiflagellatus DNA.
CGCGACTGGCTGGGCCTGGATGAACTGCGCGAGTACGACGTCAAGGCCGCCCTGGTCCCCCCGCGCGAGGTGAGCTACGCCCAGGCCGTGAACTGGATTGCCGAGGGCATGGCGCCCCTGGGCGAGGCGTACGTGGCCGACCTGCGCCACGGCCTGACCACCGACCGCTGGGTGGACTACGCCGAGAACGACGGCAAGCGCCAGGGGGCCTACAGCAACGGCGGCGGGCGGGTCAAACCCTACATCTTCATGACCTGGAACGGCACCATGAATTCGTACTCCACCCTGGCGCACGAGATCGGCCACTCCATGCACTCGCTGCTCTCGCAGCGTGAGCACCCCTCTTCGGTGCCGCGTTACACGCTGTTTCACGCCGAAGTCGCCAGCAACTTCAATCAGGCGATGGTGCGCGCCCATCTGCTGGAACAGGCCCGTGCGGCGGGTGACACCACCTTCGAAGTGCAGATCATTGAAGAGGCGCTGTCGAACTTCCACCGCTACTTCTTCATCATGCCCACGCTGGCGGCCTTTGAACTGGAAGCCTACCGCCGCATTGAGGCGGGCGGCACCCTCAGCGCCCCGGACCTGATGACCCTGACCGCCGACCTGCTCTCGCAGGGCTACGGCGACGGCGTGACCATGGACCGCGAGCGCTCTGGCATCCTGTGGGCCCAGTTTTCCACCCACCTGTACGCCAACTTTTACGCCTACCAATACGCCACCGGCATCAGCGCGGCCCACCAGATCCTGGAGCAGTTTGCCGCCGACCCCGCCGGCGCCCGTGAGCGCTACCTGCGCTTCCTCAAGTCCGGTGGCCGCCTGGACCCCATTGACGCCCTGAAGGAAGCGGGCGTGGACATGCTGAGCCCCGAACCCGTGCAGGCCACCTTCCGCACCCTGGAAGGCTACGTGGCCCGCCTGGAAGAGTTGTTGCCAGAACGCCGCTAACGGCACAGGCCGCCGCCCCCTGGTTCACCGCCAGGGGGCTTTTTTGGCCCCACATGTGCTCGCACGCGCTCTCAGCGCCCGTCATGCTGGTCCCATGACCACGGCGCCCCTGCCTGCTGCCCACCCTGAAGCGCCTGCGCTGGACCGCCCCTGGCCGTGGTGGCGGCGCTTTGCGCTGCAGTTCGGCAGCCTGTACCTCGCCCTGTATTTCCTGGTGGGGGTGCAGGGCTTCGCCCCCCTGCCTGACCCGCTGCGCTTTGCCATGGCCCACGCTTTCAGCCGCGCCCTGTTCAGCGCGCCCCTGCCGCCCCTCGCTGGACCCACGGGGAGCGGCGACACCGCCCTGGACTGGGCGTGGACCCTGGTGCTTTTGCTGGCGTCGCTGCTGGGGGGCGCCGTGTGGACCCTGCTGGACCGCCGGGCGCCCCACCCCCGCCTGATGGTCACGCTGTCGCAGTTGTTGCGCGTGTCGCTGATCTGGTGGCTGGCGGTTTACGGCCTAAGCAAGTTCAACTTCGGGCAGTTTGGCCTGCTGGTAGACCGGCAACTGACCACCACTTACGCCGAGTCCAGCCCTATGGGCCTGCTGTGGCGCTTCATGGCCGCCAGCCCCGGTTACCAGTGGCTGGCAGGCGTGGCCGAGGTGCTGCCCGCCCTGCTGCTGCTGCACCGCCGCACTGTGACCCTGGGCGCCCTGATCGCCGCCGTCACCATGACCAACGTGCTGGCCCTGAACCTCTTTTACGACGTGCCTGTGAAGAACTTCAGCGCCCACCTGCTGCTGGCGGCCCTGGTGCTGCTGGCTCTGGACGCCCGGCGCCTGCGCGCCTTCGTCACCGGCGAGGCGGTGCCCGCGCAGGTCGCGCGCCCACAGCCGCGCGTGATGACCGTCCTGGCGTGGCTGGTCACGGCCGCCCTGCTGGTCATGGTGGGCGTGCAGGCCCGCACCGGCCTCGCGGCCCTGCACACCGACCGCCAGCGCACCCAGGTCAGTGCCGAGCCCCTGAAAACACGCGGCTTTCAGTGGGTGAACGAACAGCCGTACAACCGCTGACCGCTGAGGCTAGAGCGGTTGACCAAAGAACCCCCTCACCCCTCGCTGCGCGAGGCCCTCTCCCACGAGGGGAGAGGGTCGAAAACCCACATCATCTTTATGTCAACTGCTCCAGAGAGATTCAGCACGCCGCCTGGGAGGCTCGCTGAGGGCGGACACTGCGCGCCCACCGCGAGCAGTCTTCAAGACCGTGCTGTTCTGTCGCCGGCACCGCCAGCGTGGCGCAGCCCTGACCCGGCCTCCACCTCCATCGGCCCCACACCAAAAGGGGCGAGGCGACCACCCGGCCGCCTCGCCCTTTCCTGCCCAGCCCGGCTTACGCCTGCTCGACTTCCACCATCTCGCTGGCTTCAATGATGTCGCCTTCCATCACATCGTTCCAGTCGAGGTTAATCCCGCACTCGTAGCCGGTCTGCACTTCGCGCACGTCGTCCTTGAAGCGCTTGAGGCCCACCACGGTGCCCTCGTACACGACCTGCTTGCCGCGCGTGACCTTGGCCTTGGCATTGCGCTTGAACATGCCGTCGGTCACGTACGAGCCGGCGATGTTGCCGCTCTTGGGGTGACGGATGACCATGCGCACTTCCGCGCGGCCCAGGTACTTCTCCTCGAACACGGGCTCCACGTTGCCCTTGATCAGGCGGTCCACCTCATCAATGAGTTCGTAGATGATGCGGAAGGACTTGATGTCCACGCCCTTGCCGTCGGCCACCTTCTTCACGCCGCCCGAGGGGGTGACGCTGAAGCACAGAATGGTCGCCTCGGCGGTGGAGGCCAGCAGCACGTCGCCTTCGGTGGGCGCGCCGATCCCGGCGAGCATCACGTTGATCTTGACGTCGTCGCTTTCCTTGCGGGCCAGGATGCCCTGAATGGCTTCCACGCTGCCCTGGGTGTCGGCGCGCAGAATCAGGTTCACGGTGCGCACGCTGCCCAGCGGTCCCATCATCTCTTCCAGGGTCAGGCGGCGCTGCACGCGGGCGTTCTCGGCGTCGCGGCGGGTATCCACGCGCCCAGCCACCACTTCACGCGCGGCGTGCTCGTTCTTGGCCGACTGCACCTTTTCACCGCTGGACGGCACTTCGCTGAAGCCCAGAATCTGCACCGGGGTGCTGGGGCCCGCTTCCTTGATGCGCGCGCCCGCGCTGTCGGTCATGGCCTTGATCTTGCCGTAGCCTTCGCCCACCACCAGGAAGTCGCCCACGTGCAGCGTGCCTTCCTGCACCATCACGGTGGCCAGCACGCCGGCCTGCTTGTCCACCTTGCCTTCAATGACCACGCCGCTGAAGGCCGCCTTGGGGTCAGCGCGCAGGTCTTCCAGCTCGGCAGTCAGGCTGATGTACTCCAGCAGGTCTTCTACGCCCTCGCCGGTCTTGGCGCTCACCGGCACCACCACAAGGTCACCGCCGTACTCTTCGGGCACCAGGTTCAGCTGCGTCAGGTCCGTCTTCACGCGCTCCGGGTCAGCCTGGGGCAGGTCTACTTTGTTGATCGCCACGATCATGGGCACCTTGGCCGCCTGCGCGTGGGCAATCGCCTCGCGCGTCTGGGGCATCAGGGAGTCGTCGGCGGCAATCACGATGATCGCAATGTCCGCCACGTTGGCGCCGCGCGCGCGAATGGTGGTAAAGGCCTCGTGGCCGGGCGTGTCGATAAAGACGATCTTGCCCTTGCTCGTCTTGGCTTCAAAGGCCCCGACGTGCTGGGTGATCCCGCCCGCTTCCTTGGCGGCCACCTTCGTCTTGCGGATGTAGTCCAGCAGGCTGGTCTTGCCGTGGTCCACATGGCCCATGATCGTGACCACCGGGGCGCGGTGGGGAATCTCGGGGGTGGCCTCGGCGGCGGGCTCGGCCACCTGCACGGGCGCGGCCTGGGCTTCAGGCTCGCGGGCCGGGGTCGCCTCGGCGGCCGGGGTAGAGGCCGGCTGGGCCGGGGTGCTGGGCGCGGCGTCGGCCACCGTGTCGGCCACAGGGGCCGCCTCGCCACTTTCCTCGGCCAGAATCTGCTTGATCAGCTCCACGGTGTCTTCCTCGATGGTGCTGCTCACGCTCTTGTAGCTCACGCCCAGACCATCGAGAATTTCCAGCATTTTGGCGTTCTCTACGCCAAGATCCTTGGCCAGGGTATAGATACGAACTTTCGACATGCTCACCTCCGGTGAGACTCGCGCCTGTCCCCGCGTGGGGGCTACGCGTTGTGAATCGGGTCGGTGCCCGTCTGCGCCGTGCCTGGTCTCAGGGCCGAAACCGCTGCCGCCTGCGCGCCAAAGACCCGGCGCAGTCGCTTGTCCTGCCAGCATTCGGGGCGGTCAGCGCACAGGTAGGCGCCGCGTCCCTGCCGGGGCCCGGGGCACACGGTCCAGGCGCCGTCCACCCGGGTCAGGCGCACGAACTCAGGCTGGGGCCGCTTGCGGCGGCAGGCCACGCAGGTGCGCTCCGGCACGTGGCGGGCAGGGTGGGGGCCCGTCAAGCCGCTTACTCCACGTCGTCCGGGCTGGCGGTGGCCACCGACTTGCTGTCCTTGAACAGTGCGTCAAAGGCCGACTGCGCCGCCGCGTTGCCCTGGGCGCCCTGGTCGTCTTGCATGGCCTGCTGCATGGCGGCGTCCAGGTCACTGATGGCGGCCGTCTCGCGCAGGTCAATCTTGAAGCCGGTCAGCTTGGCCGCGAGGCGCACGTTCTGGCCGCCCTTGCCAATCGCCAGCGACAACTGATCGGGCGTCACGGTGACGGTGGCCTCACGGCGCTCGGGCTGGGCTTCAATCAGGCCCACCTTGGCGGGCGACAGCGCGTTGCGGATGAAGTCGCGGGTGTTGGCGTCCCAGAGAATCACGTCCACGCGCTCGCGGCCCAGTTCGCCGGTGACCGCCTGAATGCGGTTGCCCCGGTGCCCGATGCACGCGCCGATGGGGTCCACGTTGCTGTTGTGCGAGAACACCGCCACCTTGGACCGCTGCCCCGCTTCGCGCGCAATCGCCTTGACTTCCACGATGCCGTTGGCGACTTCGGGGATTTCCTGGCGCAGCAGGTAGTCCAGCAGCCGCTCGTCGGCGCGGCTGGCCAGGATGGTGGGGCCTTTGGGCGTCTTGCGCACTTCTTTCAGGTAGATCTTGACGCGGTTGCCCGGGGTCAGCTTCTCGCCGGGAATCTGCTCGCGGGGGGGCAAAATCGCCTCGCCCGCGCCCAGTTCCACGAACCAGTTGCCCTTGTTGTCGCTGCGCACCACCTGGGCGGTGAGCACCTGCCCCTCGCGGTCCTTGTACTCGTTAAAGACCACGTTGCGCTCGGTTTCGCGCATCTTCTGGGTCAAGGTCTGCTTGGCGGCCTGCAGGGCAATGCGCGAGAACTTCTCGCGGTCCACCGGGAACTCCATCTCCATGCCCACTTCCACGCCGGGGTCCAGCTCCAGCGCGTCGGCCAGGGAGATCTGCAGGTGCTCGTCTTCGACCTTTTCCACGACCTCGCGCACGACCAGCACTTCCAGTTCGCCGCTCTGCGGGTCCAGGTGCACCTCAATGCGCTTGTCGGGCTCCACGTTGCGGGTGTAGGCCTGCGCGAGGCTCTGCTCGAAGGCCTCGATCAGCTGCAGCTCGTTGATGTTGCGCGCCTGCGCCACTTCCCGCAGGGCGTCGGCGAAATTGAATTCGGGTTGGCTCATCTCACTCTTCCTTTGGCCCGCGCGTGTGGCGGGCAACGGTGCTTGGGGCCCCGGCGGTGCTCAGCGGTGCCGGTCCGGAAACTCGGCCAGATTGGCCTGGAACGTGCCCACCATCAGGGTCTGGGGCTCGCCGCTGACCATGAAGGTCACCTGATCGCCGCTGACAGCCTGGATGGGGGCCGTAAACGCCAGCCCGCCCTCGCCGCGCACCCGGGCCTTCAGGCCCAGCATGCGCTCAAAGTGCCGCGCCCGGGTCAGGGGCCGCTTGGCACCCGGTGACTCGAATTCCAGGCGGTATTCCCCCGCAATGGGGTCCACGCGGTCAAATTCGGCTTCGGCCGCGCGGCTGGCCTTGGTCAGGTCGTCCACGGTCACCGGCTGTTCGTCCAGGCGGTCAATACGGATCAGGACCACCGGTTGCCCGCCCAGGTTCTGCACCTGCACTTCCAGCACTTCAAAGCCCAGAGGCTCCAGGGCTGTGCGGGCCAGCCCTTCCAGATTGTGTGTTGTGTTGTTATTCATATTGTCTCGGCCAGGAAAACCCAGGCCTGTTTCACCACCCCCTCCACGAAAAAGGGTGGGTCACGGCCCACCCCCCGTTCGAGGAACGACCCGCAGTATACCGCACTGGGCGCCGTTGTCCGGGCCGACCCTCACAAACGGCCCGGGGCGGCCCCGGGCCCCCTTGCGCGCCGGGGGGGACTGCCCTTAGCATGTCAGGCCACGCGTGGGCGGTTAGCTCAGCGGTAGAGCTCTCGCCTTACAAGCGATAGGTCGGGGGTTCAAATCCCTCACCGCCCACCAGAAGAAGACCCCGCGCCAGGCGGGGTTTTTCGTGTTGAACGTGGGAGAAAGGGCTTCAGCCTTCCGCCGGCCGCTTCTGCATCAGCGCCGTGCGCTTGCACTTGGCGACCACCTCGCCGCGCTGGTTCAGTGCCCGATGCTCCACCACCACAATCCCGGCGTCCGGGCGGCTGCGGCTTTCGCGCACCTCCAGCACCTCGGATTCTGCCCGGATGGTGTCGCCATGAAACACTGGCTTGGGGAACACCACGTCTGTCAGGCCCAGGTTGGCCACCAGCGTCCCCAGCGTGAGTTCATGCACGCTGAGGCCCACCAGCAACGACAGGGTCAGCAGGCTGTTCACCAGGGGGCGCCCAAACTCAGTCTGCGCGGCGTACTCGTGGTCCAGGTGCAGCGGCTGCGGGTTCATGGTGAGGGTCGTGAAAAACACGTTGTCGGCTTCGGTCAGCGTGCGGGTGACGCGGTGGCGAATGACCGTGCCGGGCGTCAGCTCTTCCAGATATCGGCCCTGGGGGCGCTGAAGGTCTTCATTCATAGGGGACCTCGGGGAGTGGTGAGTGGTCAGTGGAGGTAAAGAGCTCTGGCTCAGGCGGGGGCTGTTCCACGTCCCACTCCCTCCTCCCCACTTCCCGCGCCTGCCACCACCGCCCGCGCCGCCGCCAGCATCGGCTCATCCACCATCTGCCCTTCAAAGGCAAAGGCGCCGTGACCGCTCAGGCTGGCGTCGTGGGCGGCCTGCAGCAGGGCGCGGGCGCGCCTGAGTTCGGCCTCGGTGGCGCCAAAAATCTCGTGGGCCAGGGCCACCTGGGCGGGGTGAATACACAGTTTGCCCGCGTAGCCCAGCGCGCGCCCCTGGGCGGCGTCTTCCCGGAAGGCGGCCTCATCGTTCAGCCGCGTCACCACGATGTCCAGCGCGGGCACCCCGGCCAGCCGCGCGGCCAGCGCCACCTGCGAGCGGGCGTAGAGCACTTCCAGCCCTCCTGGCGTGCGCAGCCCGCCCAGGTCGGTCGCATAGTCCTCGGCGCCAAAGTAGGCCCACTGCACGGCGTCCTCGCGCAGAATGTCCAGGGCGTGCCACACCCCGGCCCCTGTTTCCAGGCCCGCCAGCAGGGGCAGCCCCAACCCCCGCGCCGCCAGCGCCGCCACCACCTGCCGCACGTCCGCTGCCGACTCCAGCTTGGGCACCACGACGCCCGCCAGTTCCGGGGTCAGCACCGCCAGATCGTCTTCGAAGTACGGCGAATGCACCGCGTTCACCCGCACGAACACGCTCAGGTGCGGCGCAGCGGCAATCAGGTCCCGCGCCGCGTCGCGGGCGATGGGGCGGGCCGCCGCCTTGGCCTCGGGCGTGCTAGGAATGGCGTCTTCCAGGTCAACCACCACGGCGTCGGGGGCGCTGCGCGGCAGCTTGGCCACCAGCTCGGGGCGGTTGCCCGGCGCAAACAGCAGGCTGCGGGGCCGCAGGGGCAGGGGAGGCGTCACGCCCGGTCCCCTGAACGAACGTTTGTTCTCATGGTCCCCAGGATAGCGGCTTACCCGGCAGGGGTTTCCCGGCGTTCCAGACGCAGCAGGGCAGGCGAGAGGAAGCCCGCCAGACACGCGGCGGCACTCAGCACGCCGCCCACCACGAACACGCCGCGCACGCCGATCCACTCGCCCAGCGGCGCCGCCAGGGCCAGCCCCACCGGTCCGGCCAGCCCCATCACGGTGTTCAGCAGCGACAGCACCCGCCCTTGCAGGTGGTTGGGCACGGTGGTTTGCAGGGTGGCGGTCAGGGGCGCGTTGCCAAACGCGAAGGTCGCGCCGCTCACTACCCACCACACCACTGCCAGCCAGAACCAGTCCGCCGGGGCCAGGGCGGTCAGGGCCACCGTCAGGCACGAGGCCGCCAGGGCCAGCAGCACCGTCACAATGGGCCGTTTTGGGTTCAGGGCCGCCACCAGCAGCCCGCCCGCAATCATGCCCACGCCCGACAGCCCTTCCATCAGGGCCACCTGCCCGGCCCCGCCGCCAAAGTGCGCTTTCACCAGCAGCGGGGTCAGGGTGAACGTGGGCATCACGACCAGCACCACCACACCCAGCAGACCGTACAGCCGCCGCAGGCCGGGGTTGTGCCACACCACGCTCAGGCCCTCGCGGAATTCGGTCCAGACACCCCGGCGGTCCTCGCGGGCGACGGTGTGTTGCGGAATACGGAACAGCAGCAGCGGCACAATCCCCAGCAGGGCGGTCACGACATCAATGCCCAGCGCCTCGCCCAGCGGCAGCACGCTGATGGCCAAGGCCCCCAACGGCGCGGCGGCCACCGTCATGAGGCCCTGCAGGGTCTGGTTAAACCCGGCGGCGCGCGGCAGGAACTCGGGCGGCACCAGCATGGCGGTGCTGGCAGCGGCGGCCGGTCCCTGAAACGCCTGCATGGCGCTGCGAATGAACATCATGGTGTAGACGTGCCACAGCTCCACGCCCCCGCTGGCAAACAGCCAGATCAGCACCAGCATGCACGCGGCGCTGATCGTGTCGGCCATGATCATGATGGTGCGGCGGCTGTAGCGGTCGGCAAAGGTGCCGCCCAGGGGCCCCAGCAGCGCCTGGGGCAGCAGCGCGGCCACGCCCGCTGTGCCCAGGGCGGCGGCGCTGCCTGTGGTGTCGGTGATCCACCACAGCAGCACAAACTGCGTCATGGCCGAGCCAATCAGCGACAGTGCCTGTCCGGTAAAGATGGCCCAGTAACGTGTGGCCCAGCCTGGACCAGGGTGCGGGGTGCCGGGCCGGGCCGGGGTCAGCGGGTCCATGCGGTCAGCGCCTCGCGCAGAGTCTGGGTCTGGGCGGCGCTCAGGCGCGGCTGCCCGGTCAGCTCGGCCAGCCAGAAGCCGTCGCAGGCCAGGCGCACGGCGTGGGCGGCGCCTGCGGGCACGCCGTCGGCCTCAGCGCGTTCCAGCAGAAACACCTGGGCCTGGGCCAAGGCTTCCAGCAGCGCGGGTTGCCCGGCCAGCGGCACCAGCGCGCGGTGGAGGGCCGTGTCCTCCTCGCCCTCGCAGAACGTCAGGGCGATGTACGCCCGCAGCCACGCGCCCGGGTGCGCGCCGTGCGCCTCACATTCGCGGGCGTACGCGGCTTCCAGCTCCTCGCGGAACTGCTCCACCAGCGCCAGCGCCAGCGCCTGCAGCAGGGCGTCGCGGCTGGGAAAGTGGTGCAGCAGCCCCCCCTTGCTAACCCCAGCGGCGCGCGCCACGGCGTCCAGTGACAGGGCGGCGCCTTGCTCTCGTACCACCTGCCGGGCAGCTTGCAGCAGAGCGGCGCGCGTGAGTTCCGGCTGACGGGTTCTGACCATGACTACAACATACCGTCCAGACGGTCGGTAAGAAAGAGAGAGTGCTGGGGGCAATGGGGGTGGTGTGGCGCCGCCCCCGACTATCTCTGTGTGGGTGTGGAGGTGACGGGTGCAGGCTGCGCCCACGGTCCGCGATTCATTCAAACGGCAGTTGGTTCGCGTCCCTCATCCACAATGCTCTTCCCACTCCCTACACCCCACTCCCCACTTCCCCAAACCCCCCCCACCGCCCTGCCTAGTTTCAGCGTTGACCCATCCCGCCGCGCCCCGCTACAGTTGCGCCATGTTTGCGGCGAGCAACAACGTGAATGATGATCCCTGTTAGGGGACGTCTTTGCCGCATACCGCGCCCCCGACCCCAGCACACGGAGTCGGGGGCTTTCCTATAGCCCACAGGAGGCCACCCCCATGACCCAGACCGAAGCCCAGCCCACCCACCTTCCCCGGACCCTGACCCGTGACCTCGCCCAGCACGAGGGCCAGCAGGTGCGCCTGCAAGGCTTCGTGCATGCCCGGCGCGACCTGGGCGGCGTGCAGTTCGTGGTGCTGCGCGACGTTTCGGGCCTGACCCAGTGCGTGGGCAGCGGCCTGAGCCTGCCTCTGGCCGAAAGCAGCGTGGAGGTCGTGGGCACGGTGAAGGCCCACCCCAAAGCGCCGGGTGGCTTTGAGGTGCAGATCGAGGTCTTCCAGGTGATCAGCGCCGCTGTAGAACCCGCGCCCGTCGAGATTCCCAAGATGGAATGGAACGTGAACCCGGAAACCATGCTGGACTACCGCGTGGTCACCGTGCGCGGCCTGAAGGAGCGAGCGGCGCTGAAGGTGCAGGCCGAACTGGTGGCGGCCTTCCGCGACCACCTCTCGACCGAGGGCTTTACCGAGATCAGCACGCCCAAGATTGTCTCGGCAGGGGCCGAGGGCGGCGCGAACCTCTTTCCCATTGACTACTTCGGGCATCCGGCCTACCTCGCCCAGAGCCCGCAGCTGTACAAACAGATCATGGTGGGCGTCTTTGAGCGCGTGTTCGAGGTGGCGCCCGTCTACCGCGCCGAGGAACACGCCACCAGCCGCCACCTGAACGAGTACCTGTCCCTGGACGTGGAAATGGGCTTTATTCAGGACGAGGAGGACGTGATGGCGCTGGAAAACCGCCTGCTCGCCAGCATCATGGCCCGCCTGAAGGAACGCTGCGCCGCCGAGTTCGCCCTGCTGGGGGCCACCATTCCCGAGGTGCCCGCCCACATTCCCCGCATTCCGCTGATGGAGGCGCGCGCCCTGGTGACCGAAAAGTACGGTCACGCCGTGGGCGGCAAGGACCTGGACCCCGAAGCCGAGCGCCTGCTCTCGCAGCACTACGCCGACACCGAAGGCAGCGATTTCGTGTTCGTGACCAAGTACCCGCGCGCCGCCCGCCCCTTCTACGCCCACCCCGACGAGGGCGACCTGACCCGGGGCTTCGACCTGCTGTTCCGGGGCATCGAGATCACCAGCGGCGGCCAGCGCATCCACGACCACGCTATGCTGATGGACTCGATTGCCGCCTACAAGCTGAACCCCGAATCGCTGGCCGGCTACACCGAGGTCTTCAAGTACGGCATGCCCCCCCACGGCGGCTTCGCCATCGGCGCCGAACGCCTGACCGCCAAGCTGCTGGGCATTGCCAACGTGCGCTACGCCCGCGCATTTCCCCGTGACCGCCACCGCCTGACGCCGTGAGAGCGGCCTGGGGCGGCCAGGGCCGCCCGGTCTAAGGGTCAAGAGGTCGAAGGGTCTAAGGATGGGGTGGGTCGGAGCGGCCTCAGGCAATGGGGTGCACGCAGGGCGAGGGCAATGGGTTCTCGACCCCCTTAGACCCTTTGACCCTTCGACTCTTAGACCTTCACCCCCTTAGACTCCCCCTACATGGAAGAATTCGCCCAGTTCAGCGTGGACGGCCAGCGGCTGTACGGCATGGTGCACCGCCCGGAAGGTCAGGCGCCCGCCCAGGGCTGGCCCAGCGTGGTTATCCTGCACGGCTTTACCGGCAACCGGGGCGGGGACCACCGCCTGCTGCCGCTGCTGTCGCGGTTTCTGGCGGCGCGCGGCGTGGCCAGCCTGCGCTTTGATTTCCGGGGCAGCGGCGAGTCGCAGGGAGACTTCAGCGAGATGACCGTCTCGCGCGAGGTGCAGGACACCGAAGCGGCGTTCGAGTACATCCGCCGCCAGCCGGGCCTGGACCCCGAGCGGGTGATGCTGCTGGGTTTTTCGATGGGCGGCCTTGTGGCGGCCTTGAGTGCCCCGCAGGTGCGCCCGCACCGCCTGGCCCTGTGGGCGCCCGCCCTGCCGGAACTGTGGCTGCCCTTTTTGCGTGGCGGCCTGCTGCCCCCCACGGTCACCGATTACAACGGCTGGCCGCTGGGCCGCGAGTTTCTGCAGGAGATGGTGCGCCTGCGCCCCCTGGACGCCGCGCAGGCCTGGGGCGGCGAGGCCCGCGTGTTCCACGGCGATGCCGACCAGACCTGCCCGCCCGAATTTGGTGTGCGCTACGCCCGCGCCCTGGGCTGCGACGCCGTGGCGATTCCTGGCGCCGGTCACACCTTTGATTCCCTGGACGCCGTGGAGTTGCTGTACCGCGAAACCGCGCGCTTCCTCACAGGGCAGTAAGACGGGTGCCGGCTGGAGCGTTCGCCACGGCCTGGGGGCCCAGTGGCCGCTCGCCTCGACCAGATGAAGTGGTTCGTGGGCACTGGGACGAGGTCAGGTGGCACGGCCGGCAAAGGGCGTTGGTGCCGCGGGGCCTGCCCCCTGGTCTGCTGTGAAGCGCCGTCAGCTTCTCACGCCACCTCTGGGCCAGCCTTACCTGCATGGGGAACGGGCAGCCAACCTGGGCCACCTTTCGAGACAGTGCAGACCCCTGCGCAGAGCCAATTCCATCAGTAAGCACGAAAAAAGGCCCTGGGAGGCCAGCCGGCGCCCCAAGGCCTTTGCCTGCTTGCTCAGGTTTTCGTGCTCCACAGCGCCGCCGCTTCTTCGCGGATGGGCAGCAATGTCGGGGCAGGGCGGCCCAGCACATAGCCCTGCGCGTAGTCGGCGCCCAGCTCGCGCAGCAGGCGCAGCGAATCCAGGTCTTCAACGCCCTCGGCCACCACCTGAATCTCCAGGTCGTGGGCGTAGGCGATCAGGGCGGCCAGCAGGCCCACGCGCGGGTCGTTGGGCGTGAGGTTCTGGCTCAGGGCCCGGTCCAGCTTCACGATGTCCGGGCGCAGTTCGTCCAGGTAACTGAGGCTGGTGTAGCCTGCGCCTAGGTCGTCCAGGGCCACGCGCGCGCCCTCGGCGCGGTAGCGGGCCAGAATGCGGCGCAGCATGTCCAGATCGGGAAAGCGCTCGCTTTCGGTGACCTCGAACACGAGGCACTGAAAGTCAATGTCGGCCTCGCGGCAGGCGGCGAAGGTGGTCTGCAGGCAGACGTCTGGGTTGTACACCACGCCCGGCGCGAAGTTGATAAACAGCTGCTGCCCGGCCGGGAGTAGCGGCGCCGCCTGCCGGATCGCCTCGCGACGCGCCTGGGCGTCAAAGCTGCGCAGGTGGCGGTGGCCCTCGGCGGCGCGCAGCAGTTCGCCGGCGCCCACGCGCCGCTCGCCCAGCTGCGCGCGCACCAGGGCCTCGTAGGCGCCCACGGTGCCGCTGCCCAGTGCCACGATGGGCTGCACGTCAAACGTCAGGTGCTGCAGGGCGTCCGGGTACCACGGCGTTTCCAGGCACACCAGCCACTCGGCCAGCGGACGCACCTGCCACGCGTCGGGCTCGCCCGTCGCCAGGGCGGGCGTGGCCAGCAGCTCGGCCTGCCCCGAGGGCCCCGCCTGGGCCAGCAGCGCCCGCAACTCGGCCACCGCCG
It encodes the following:
- the pepF gene encoding oligoendopeptidase F gives rise to the protein MTTIQAPALPPRSDVPREQTWDIEALFASPDHWQAEAEALPGAMDALATHAGRLGTPEGLLAYLTAADDMELRLTRFFSYASMGASVDGRDAVAAARRDVATTLAARYNTVTAFFRPELLALDERTVRGWLDTPAFADQRVRLERILRGKPHVRSAEVEELLGAVQAPFASERGIHPALANMDLRFGTAGGTPVTQGNVDRLTAHPEREVRREAWEHYADAHLAARHSQAAMYATNVRQNVFLARARRYPDAITATLSPDRIPVGVVTTLLDTYRAHTPIWHRYWRVRRDWLGLDELREYDVKAALVPPREVSYAQAVNWIAEGMAPLGEAYVADLRHGLTTDRWVDYAENDGKRQGAYSNGGGRVKPYIFMTWNGTMNSYSTLAHEIGHSMHSLLSQREHPSSVPRYTLFHAEVASNFNQAMVRAHLLEQARAAGDTTFEVQIIEEALSNFHRYFFIMPTLAAFELEAYRRIEAGGTLSAPDLMTLTADLLSQGYGDGVTMDRERSGILWAQFSTHLYANFYAYQYATGISAAHQILEQFAADPAGARERYLRFLKSGGRLDPIDALKEAGVDMLSPEPVQATFRTLEGYVARLEELLPERR
- the infB gene encoding translation initiation factor IF-2, whose protein sequence is MSKVRIYTLAKDLGVENAKMLEILDGLGVSYKSVSSTIEEDTVELIKQILAEESGEAAPVADTVADAAPSTPAQPASTPAAEATPAREPEAQAAPVQVAEPAAEATPEIPHRAPVVTIMGHVDHGKTSLLDYIRKTKVAAKEAGGITQHVGAFEAKTSKGKIVFIDTPGHEAFTTIRARGANVADIAIIVIAADDSLMPQTREAIAHAQAAKVPMIVAINKVDLPQADPERVKTDLTQLNLVPEEYGGDLVVVPVSAKTGEGVEDLLEYISLTAELEDLRADPKAAFSGVVIEGKVDKQAGVLATVMVQEGTLHVGDFLVVGEGYGKIKAMTDSAGARIKEAGPSTPVQILGFSEVPSSGEKVQSAKNEHAAREVVAGRVDTRRDAENARVQRRLTLEEMMGPLGSVRTVNLILRADTQGSVEAIQGILARKESDDVKINVMLAGIGAPTEGDVLLASTAEATILCFSVTPSGGVKKVADGKGVDIKSFRIIYELIDEVDRLIKGNVEPVFEEKYLGRAEVRMVIRHPKSGNIAGSYVTDGMFKRNAKAKVTRGKQVVYEGTVVGLKRFKDDVREVQTGYECGINLDWNDVMEGDIIEASEMVEVEQA
- a CDS encoding YlxR family protein, giving the protein MTGPHPARHVPERTCVACRRKRPQPEFVRLTRVDGAWTVCPGPRQGRGAYLCADRPECWQDKRLRRVFGAQAAAVSALRPGTAQTGTDPIHNA
- the nusA gene encoding transcription termination factor NusA, which encodes MSQPEFNFADALREVAQARNINELQLIEAFEQSLAQAYTRNVEPDKRIEVHLDPQSGELEVLVVREVVEKVEDEHLQISLADALELDPGVEVGMEMEFPVDREKFSRIALQAAKQTLTQKMRETERNVVFNEYKDREGQVLTAQVVRSDNKGNWFVELGAGEAILPPREQIPGEKLTPGNRVKIYLKEVRKTPKGPTILASRADERLLDYLLRQEIPEVANGIVEVKAIAREAGQRSKVAVFSHNSNVDPIGACIGHRGNRIQAVTGELGRERVDVILWDANTRDFIRNALSPAKVGLIEAQPERREATVTVTPDQLSLAIGKGGQNVRLAAKLTGFKIDLRETAAISDLDAAMQQAMQDDQGAQGNAAAQSAFDALFKDSKSVATASPDDVE
- the rimP gene encoding ribosome maturation factor RimP: MNNNTTHNLEGLARTALEPLGFEVLEVQVQNLGGQPVVLIRIDRLDEQPVTVDDLTKASRAAEAEFDRVDPIAGEYRLEFESPGAKRPLTRARHFERMLGLKARVRGEGGLAFTAPIQAVSGDQVTFMVSGEPQTLMVGTFQANLAEFPDRHR
- a CDS encoding MaoC family dehydratase — protein: MNEDLQRPQGRYLEELTPGTVIRHRVTRTLTEADNVFFTTLTMNPQPLHLDHEYAAQTEFGRPLVNSLLTLSLLVGLSVHELTLGTLVANLGLTDVVFPKPVFHGDTIRAESEVLEVRESRSRPDAGIVVVEHRALNQRGEVVAKCKRTALMQKRPAEG